One genomic window of Branchiostoma floridae strain S238N-H82 chromosome 4, Bfl_VNyyK, whole genome shotgun sequence includes the following:
- the LOC118413591 gene encoding putative ammonium transporter sll1017, whose protein sequence is MEVSTEKSKVMMNSTDETHAVILMNGELLEESYYEHVTNEYEQVRSLVGPQETLLATVKRRKLQWFGHVTRHNNLAKTILQGTVEGGRRRGRQRKAWQDNIADWTGLSLWERITLARERRTWRQLSIFMSTLSPQRPGGQGTRSAESCISIMATLETLDGRMNATEAAIADINGKLDVFAVSLNTLLEILCGCLIMTMQGGFALLEVGSVKVSNVFAILLNNVMDVCVGTVGYFFFGYAVAFGPTTGGYMGTNHFALTNLESDDALTYVFFQYSFAATATAIVSGAMVGRTSYHGYLIYSFVITGFVYPTVVHWAWSDYGWLNSDLYGLTFQDFSGSGVVHACGGTAALMGAMVLGRRKLAKEVEDHAIPESAPALVTLGFFILMVGFLAFNGSTQGAISSRGDSGAIARTVMNTGLACASGGLATILFERLVHKKINDYYVLCIVVNGCLAGTVAVCASANVVTNYGALLIGASGAVIHCLWSISLHKFTPIEDPIDTTAVHLAPGMWGIFICPFMDKEKGIFYCGYDGQSAAWHQLGVNIGGLVAIMAYTGLITFSIFKILDKAKLLRSTQEKFEHAEAVRIHEELLAQQSHHGFFKAIMVHHEPEPAPKKSASSEISKMELFFQHSDSESDQQSGGSTEDVHDGQQPSGSVIKASASDQQPSVGSTDFIFH, encoded by the exons ATGGAGGTCAGCACCGAGAAAAGCAAGGTGATGATGAACAGTACGGATGAGACACATGCAGTCATCCTTATGAACGGGGAACTGCTGGAAGAG TCGTACTATGAACACGTCACGAACGAGTATGAACAGGTACGCAGCCTCGTTGGCCCGCAGGAAACACTTCTAGCAACAGTTAAAAGACGTAAACTGCAATGGTTCGGGCACGTCACCCGACACAACAACCTGGCCAAGACGATCCTACAAGGAACGGTGGAAGGTGGACGTCGCCGTGGACGGCAGCGAAAAGCTTGGCAGGATAACATCGCTGACTGGACGGGCCTCAGCCTATGGGAGaggataaccctggctagggaaagacgaacctggaggcaactctcgatcttcatgtctaccttgtccccccaacgacctggaggtcaaggaactag gtCGGCGGAGAGCTGTATTTCCATTATGGCGACACTGGAAACTCTTGACGGGCGGATGAACGCCACAGAGGCCGCGATCGCGGATATCAACGGCAAGCTAGACGTATTCGCCGTGAGCTTGAACACACTGCTGGAAATCCTGTGCGGCTGCCTCATCATGACCATGCAGGGGGGCTTCGCCCTGCTGGAAGTCGGTTCGGTCAAGGTCTCCAACGTCTTCGCCATCCTGCTCAACAATGTCATGGACGTTT GTGTCGGAACTGTAGGCTACTTCTTCTTTGGATATGCTGTGGCGTTTGGCCCAACAACCGGCGGATACATGGGGACGAACCACTTCGCCCTTACCAATCTTGAGAGCGATGATGCACTGACCTATGTATTCTTCCAATATTCATTTGCTGCCACTGCCACGGCTATCGTGTCTGGGGCCATGGTTGGTCGCACCTCGTACCATGGGTACCTGATCTACTCTTTCGTCATCACCGGCTTTGTGTACCCAACTGTTGTTCATTGGGCATGGAGTGACTATGGCTGGCTCAACTCTGATTTGTATGGTCTTACCTTCCAG GACTTTTCTGGAAGCGGTGTTGTACATGCCTGCGGAGGGACAGCTGCCCTAATGGGGGCCATGGTATTGGGTCGCAGAAAGTTGGCTAAGGAAGTTGAAGATCATGCCATCCCTGAGTCTGCTCCAGCTCTGGTCACCTTGG GTTTCTTTATCCTGATGGTCGGCTTCCTCGCCTTCAATGGCAGTACTCAGGGTGCAATATCATCACGTGGAGACTCTGGTGCCATAGCCCGTACTGTTATGAACACAGGACTGGCCTGTGCATCTGGTGGTTTAGCCACCATTCTGTTTGAGCGGCTGGTTCACAAGAAGATCAATGACTACTATGTGCTGTGCATCGTAGTGAATGGATGCCTAGCAGGCACT GTGGCAGTCTGTGCTTCTGCTAACGTTGTGACTAACTACGGTGCTCTACTCATCGGAGCTTCGGGCGCCGTTATTCACTGTTTGTGGTCCATTAGCCTGCACAAGTTTACTCCAATTGAGGACCCTATTGATACCACTGCAG TGCACCTGGCACCTGGAATGTGGGGTATATTCATTTGTCCTTTTATGGACAAGGAGAAGGGTATCTTCTACTGCGGCTATGATGGACAGTCTGCTGCCTGGCATCAACTAGGAGTCAACATTGGTGGACTTGTTGCTATCATGGCATATACTGGATTGATCACTTTCTCCATCTTCAAGA TCCTTGACAAGGCTAAACTGCTGCGGTCCACCCAGGAGAAGTTTGAGCACGCGGAAGCCGTGCGAATTCACGAGGAACTGCTGGCACAACAGAGTCACCATGGCTTTTTCAAAGCCATCATGGTCCATCATGAGC CCGAGCCTGCGCCTAAGAAGAGCGCCTCTTCTGAGATCTCGAAGATGGAGTTATTCTTCCAACATTCTGACAGTGAAAGTGACCAACAATCTGGTGGCTCGACTGAAGATGTCCACGATGGCCAGCAACCATCAGGTTCTGTTATCAAGGCCAGTGCAAGTGACCAGCAACCATCTGTTGGCTCGACTGACTTTATCTTCCATTAA
- the LOC118412824 gene encoding uncharacterized protein LOC118412824, producing MATLDGRMNATEAAIADINGKLDVFAVSLDTLLEILCGCLIMIMQAGFALSVGSVNVTNVYAILLNNVMVVCRSSGQQSGFARDACCHQFCSTCIWRRSCRTLCTIITPPSPLVADASATFALQTTLTF from the exons ATGGCGACTCTTGACGGGCGGATGAACGCCACAGAGGCCGCGATCGCGGACATCAACGGCAAGCTAGACGTATTCGCTGTGAGCTTGGACACACTGCTGGAAATCCTGTGCGGCTGCCTCATCATGATCATGCAGGCAGGCTTCGCCCTGTCAGTCGGTTCGGTCAATGTCACCAACGTCTACGCCATCCTGCTCAACAATGTCATGGTCGTTT GTCGTTCTTCAGGACAACAGTCGGGGTTCGCCAGGGATGCTTGCTGTCACCAGTTTTGTTCAACCTGTATCTGGAGAAGATCATGCAGGACGCTTTGTACGATCATCACACCTCCATCTCCATTGGTGGCAGACGCATCTGCAACCTTCGCTTTGCAGACGACATTGACCTTCTAG
- the LOC118412811 gene encoding putative ammonium transporter sll1017: protein MATLETLDGRMNATEAAIADIYGKLDVYAVSLDTLLEILCGCLIMTMQAGFALLEVGSVKVANVYAILLNNVMDVCVGTAGYFFFGYAVAFGPTTGGYMGTAHFALTDLESDDALTWVFFQYSFAATATAIVSGAMVGRTSYHGYLIYSFVITGFVYPTVVHWTWSGNGWLNSDLYGLAFQDFAGSGVVHACGGTAALMGAMVLGRRKLAKDVEDHAISESAPALVTLGFFILMVGFFAFNGSSQGAMSSVGDSGAVARAVMNTGLACASGGLATILFERLVHKKINDYYVLCIVVNGCLGGTVAVCASANVVTNYGALIIGSSGAIIHCLWSISLHKFTPIEDPVDATAVHLAPGVWGVILCPFMDKEKGIFYCGYDGQSAAWHQLGVNIAGLVAIIAYTALITFCIFKILDKVKLLRSTQEKFEHAEAVRIHEELLAQQSHHGFFKDVFLVHHEPEPKKSVSSEISKMELFFQHSDSESDKQSGGSNEDDQQSGVRPSASDQQPSVVSSTDFIFH, encoded by the exons ATGGCGACACTGGAAACTCTTGACGGGCGGATGAACGCCACAGAGGCCGCGATCGCGGATATCTACGGCAAGCTAGACGTATACGCCGTGAGCTTGGACACACTGCTGGAAATCCTGTGTGGCTGCCTCATTATGACCATGCAGGCAGGCTTCGCCCTGTTGGAAGTTGGTTCGGTCAAGGTCGCCAACGTCTACGCCATCCTGCTCAACAACGTCATGGACGTTT gtgttggaactgcaggctaTTTCTTCTTTGGATATGCTGTGGCGTTTGGCCCAACAACCGGCGGATACATGGGGACAGCACACTTCGCCCTAACCGATCTTGAGAGCGATGATGCACTGACCTGGGTATTCTTCCAGTACTCATTTGCTGCCACTGCCACGGCTATCGTGTCTGGGGCCATGGTTGGTCGCACCTCGTACCATGGGTACCTGATCTACTCTTTCGTCATCACCGGCTTTGTGTACCCAACTGTTGTTCATTGGACATGGAGTGGCAACGGATGGCTCAACTCTGATTTGTATGGTCTTGCTTTCCAG GACTTTGCTGGAAGCGGTGTTGTACATGCCTGCGGAGGGACAGCTGCCCTAATGGGGGCCATGGTATTGGGTCGCAGAAAGTTGGCTAAGGATGTTGAAGATCATGCCATCTCTGAGTCTGCTCCAGCTCTGGTCACCTTGG GTTTCTTTATCCTGATGGTCGGCTTCTTCGCCTTCAACGGCAGTTCTCAGGGTGCAATGTCATCAGTTGGAGACTCTGGTGCCGTAGCCCGTGCGGTTATGAACACAGGACTGGCCTGTGCATCCGGTGGTTTAGCCACCATTCTGTTTGAGCGGCTGGTTCACAAGAAGATCAATGACTACTATGTGCTGTGCATAGTGGTGAATGGATGCCTGGGAGGCACT GTGGCAGTCTGTGCTTCTGCTAACGTTGTGACTAACTATGGTGCTCTAATCATCGGATCTTCAGGCGCCATTATTCACTGTTTGTGGTCCATTAGCCTGCACAAGTTTACTCCAATTGAGGACCCTGTTGATGCCACTGCAG TGCACCTGGCACCTGGAGTGTGGGGTGTAATCCTTTGTCCTTTTATGGACAAGGAGAAGGGTATCTTCTACTGCGGCTATGATGGACAGTCTGCTGCCTGGCATCAACTGGGAGTCAATATTGCTGGACTTGTTGCTATCATTGCATATACTGCATTGATCACTTTCTGCATCTTCAAGA TCCTTGACAAGGTTAAACTGCTGCGGTCCACCCAGGAGAAGTTTGAGCACGCGGAAGCCGTGCGAATTCATGAGGAACTGCTGGCACAACAGAGTCACCATGGCTTTTTCAAAGACGTCTTCCTGGTCCATCATGAGC CCGAGCCTAAGAAGAGCGTCTCTTCGGAGATCTCGAAGATGGAGTTATTCTTCCAACATTCTGACAGTGAAAGTGACAAACAATCTGGCGGCTCGAATGAAGATGACCAACAATCTGGTGTCAGGCCCAGTGCAAGTGACCAGCAACCATCTGTTGTTAGCTCGACTGACTTTATCTTCCATTAA
- the LOC118412810 gene encoding putative ammonium transporter sll1017, translating into MATLETLDGRMNATEAAIADINGKLDVFAVSLDTLLLILCGCLIMTMQAGFALLEVGSVKVANVHAILLNNVMDVCVGTAGYFFFGYAVAFGPTTGGYMGTLHFALTDLESDDALTWVFFQYSFAATATAIVSGAMVGRASYHGYLIYSFVITGFVYPTVVHWTWSGYGWLNSDLYGLAYQDFAGSGVVHACGGTAALMGAIVLGRRKLAKDVEEHAISESSPALVTLGFFILMVGFFAFNGSSQGAMSSAGDSGAVARAVMNTGLACASGGLATILFERLVHKKINDYYVLCIVVNGCLGGTVAVCASANVVTTYGALIIGTSGALIHCLWSISLHKFTSIEDPVDATAVHLAPGVWGVILCPFMDKEKGIFYCGYDGQSAAWHQLGVNIAGLVAIIAYTALITFCIFTILDKAKLLRSHQEKLEHAEAVRIHEEELKLQTHHGFFHDAFHHHHHEAEQPEPKKSVTSEISKLDLFFQHSDSENSVGSTEDGQQQSGVRASASDQQPSVGSTDFIFHAP; encoded by the exons ATGGCGACACTGGAAACTCTTGACGGGCGGATGAACGCCACAGAGGCCGCGATCGCGGATATCAACGGCAAGCTAGACGTATTCGCCGTGAGCTTGGACACACTGCTGCTCATCCTGTGTGGCTGCCTCATTATGACCATGCAGGCAGGCTTCGCCCTGTTGGAAGTCGGTTCGGTCAAGGTCGCCAACGTCCACGCCATCCTGCTCAACAACGTCATGGACGTTT gtgttggaactgcaggctaCTTCTTCTTTGGATATGCTGTGGCGTTTGGCCCAACAACTGGCGGATACATGGGAACGCTACACTTCGCCCTAACCGATCTTGAGAGCGATGATGCACTGACCTGGGTATTCTTCCAGTACTCATTTGCCGCCACTGCCACGGCTATCGTATCTGGGGCCATGGTTGGACGCGCCTCGTACCATGGGTACCTGATCTACTCTTTCGTCATCACCGGCTTTGTGTACCCAACTGTTGTTCATTGGACATGGAGTGGCTATGGCTGGCTCAACTCTGATTTGTATGGTCTTGCATACCAG GATTTTGCTGGAAGCGGTGTTGTACATGCCTGCGGAGGGACAGCTGCCCTAATGGGGGCCATCGTATTGGGCCGCAGAAAGTTGGCCAAGGATGTTGAAGAGCATGCCATCTCTGAGTCTTCTCCAGCTCTGGTCACCTTGG GTTTCTTTATCCTGATGGTCGGCTTCTTCGCCTTCAACGGCAGTTCTCAGGGTGCAATGTCATCAGCTGGAGACTCTGGTGCCGTAGCCCGTGCGGTTATGAACACAGGACTGGCCTGTGCATCTGGTGGTTTAGCCACCATTCTGTTTGAGCGGCTGGTTCACAAGAAGATCAATGACTACTATGTGCTGTGCATCGTGGTGAATGGATGCCTGGGAGGCACC GTGGCAGTCTGTGCTTCTGCTAACGTTGTGACTACCTATGGTGCTCTAATCATCGGAACTTCAGGCGCCCTTATTCACTGTCTGTGGTCCATTAGCCTGCACAAGTTTACTTCAATTGAGGATCCTGTCGATGCAACTGCAG TGCACCTGGCACCTGGAGTGTGGGGTGTAATCCTTTGTCCTTTTATGGACAAGGAGAAGGGTATTTTCTACTGCGGCTATGATGGACAGTCCGCTGCCTGGCATCAACTGGGAGTCAATATTGCTGGACTTGTTGCTATCATTGCATATACTGCATTGATCACTTTCTGCATCTTTACCA TCCTTGACAAGGCTAAACTGTTGAGGTCCCACCAGGAGAAGCTTGAGCACGCGGAAGCCGTGCGAATTCACGAGGAGGAGCTGAAACTACAGACTCACCATGGCTTTTTCCATGATGCTTTCCATCACCACCATCATGAGG CTGAGCAGCCTGAGCCTAAGAAGAGTGTCACTTCTGAGATCTCGAAGTTGGATTTATTCTTCCAACATTCTGACAGTGAAAATTCTGTTGGCTCGACTGAAGATGGCCAGCAACAATCTGGTGTCAGGGCCAGTGCAAGTGACCAGCAGCCATCTGTTGGCTCGACTGACTTTATCTTTCATGCCCCCTAA